The proteins below come from a single Mustela nigripes isolate SB6536 chromosome 14, MUSNIG.SB6536, whole genome shotgun sequence genomic window:
- the TENT5C gene encoding terminal nucleotidyltransferase 5C produces the protein MAEESSNTRDCMSFSVLNWDQVSRLHEVLTEVVPIHGRGNFPTLEITLKDIVQTVRSRLEEAGIRVQDVRLNGSAAGHVLVKDNGLGCKDLDLIFHVALPTEAEFQLVRDVVLCSLLNFLPEGVNKLKISPVTLKEAYVQKLVKVCTDTDRWSLISLSNKNGKNVELKFVDSIRRQFEFSVDSFQIILDSLLFFYDCSSSPISEHVHPTVIGESMYGDFEEAFDHLQNRLIATKNPEEIRGGGLLKYSNLLVRDFRPTDQEEIKTLERYMCSRFFIDFPDILEQQRKLETYLQNHFAEEERSKYDYLMILRRVVNESTVCLMGHERRQTLNLISLLALRVLAEQNIIPNATNVTCYYQPAPYVSDGNFNNYYVAHPPVTYSQPYPTWLPCS, from the coding sequence atggcagaggagagcAGCAACACCAGGGACTGCATGTCCTTCAGCGTGCTCAACTGGGATCAGGTGAGCCGGCTGCATGAGGTCCTGACCGAGGTCGTCCCCATCCACGGACGAGGCAACTTTCCAACCTTGGAGATAACACTGAAGGACATTGTCCAGACCGTGCGCAGCCGGCTGGAGGAGGCGGGCATCAGAGTGCAGGACGTCCGGCTGAATGGCTCCGCCGCAGGCCACGTCCTGGTCAAAGACAACGGCCTGGGTTGCAAAGACCTGGACCTGATCTTTCACGTGGCTCTTCCCACGGAGGCCGAATTTCAGCTGGTCAGGGACGTGGTGCTGTGCTCCCTTCTGAACTTCCTGCCGGAGGGCGTGAACAAGCTCAAAATCAGCCCGGTCACTCTGAAGGAAGCGTACGTGCAGAAGCTGGTGAAGGTGTGCACGGACACGGACCGCTGGAGCCTGATCTCCCTCTCCAACAAGAACGGCAAGAACGTGGAGCTCAAGTTCGTCGACTCCATCCGGCGCCAGTTTGAGTTCAGCGTGGACTCCTTTCAGATCATTCTGGACTCCCTGCTCTTCTTCTACGACTGCTCCAGCAGCCCCATCTCTGAGCACGTCCACCCCACGGTGATCGGGGAGAGCATGTACGGGGACTTCGAGGAAGCCTTTGACCACCTGCAGAACAGACTGATTGCCACCAAGAACCCCGAAGAGATCAGGGGCGGGGGACTGCTCAAGTACAGCAACCTCCTCGTGCGGGACTTCCGGCCCACGGACCAGGAAGAGATCAAAACTCTCGAGCGTTACATGTGCTCCAGGTTCTTCATCGACTTCCCAGACATCCTCGAACAGCAAAGGAAGCTGGAGACCTACCTTCAAAACCACTTTGCCGAAGAAGAGAGGAGCAAGTATGACTACCTCATGATCCTTCGCAGGGTTGTGAACGAGAGCACCGTGTGCCTCATGGGGCACGAGCGGAGGCAGACCCTGAACCTCATCTCCCTCCTGGCCTTGCGTGTGCTGGCGGAACAAAACATCATCCCCAACGCCACCAACGTCACCTGTTACTACCAGCCAGCTCCCTATGTCAGTGACGGCAACTTCAACAACTACTACGTGGCCCACCCTCCAGTCACCTACAGTCAGCCGTACCCTACATGGCTGCCCTGTAGCTAA